Below is a window of Candidatus Endomicrobium procryptotermitis DNA.
ACAGCTTTGCCGAAGAGAAGTTTACTTCTTGCACAGCGGGACATTTCGGGCAGCTTACAGGGTTTTCTTCCGATGTTTTAAAGCTTAAAGACATATCTGTAAAAGATTTTAAAAGGCATGTTAGCGGAATAAAAGAGTTTGACAATATGATTGGCGGCGGGGTTGTTCCCGGCTCTCTAATTCTTTTGGGCGGAGCTCCAGGAATAGGTAAATCCACGCTTATGCTTCATGTATCGGGGGCTTTGAGCAATATCGGTACTGTTCTTTATATCTCGGGAGAAGAATCTTTATCGCAGGTTAAGTCCAGAGCGGAACGTCTGAAAGTGAACAAGGATAATATTTTTCTTGCTTCGGAGACGAATCTGAAAAACATTATTGATGCGGTAAATAGAATTGAGCCAAAATTTTTAATAATAGATTCCATACAAACCACTTATCACCCGGAACTTTCTGGAGCGTCTGGAACAGTCGGACAGGTCAGAGAGACTGCCGCAGAGCTTCTCAGAATTGCAAAATCTAAAAATATTACGATTTTTCTTTTAGGGCATATCACAAAAGAAGGCGATTTAGCTGGCCCGCGGGTTTTGGAACATATTGTTGATACAGTTTTATATTTCGAAAATGAAAGACAACATATTTACAGAATTTTAAGAGCCTATAAAAACCGTTTCGGACCTACAAGTGAAATAGGTATTTTTGAAATGAACTCTTCGGGGCTTGTCGAAGTTTCAAACCCTTCACTTATTTTTTTAGGAGAACGTACAGTCAGCGCGCCCGGAAGTATCATCACAGTTTCGATGGAAGGCACAAGGCCGCTTCTTCTTGAAGTGCAAGCTCTTACCACAAGAACAAGTTTCGGCATACCGCGCCGAATGGTATCAGGTTATGACGCTAGCAGAATTACAATATTAATTGCTGTTTTAGAAAAAATGCTGGATATGCCACTTGAAATGCAGGATATTTTTGTAAATATAGCAGGTGGCGTTAAAATCAAAGAAACTGCAGCAGATTTGGCGGCCGCATGTACGATAGTTTCGGCAAATTCCGGATTCGTATGTCTTAAAGATATGATAGTTTTTGGGGAAGTCGGCTTAGCCGGTGAGATCCGTTCTGTTGTTCTTGCAGCCGAAAGGCTTTCCGAAGCGGAAAAACTCGGCTTTAAAAAAGCAATAATCCCCAAAGGCAATTTGAAAAATTTATCCTACAAAGGCAAAATCGAAGTTTTCGGAACCGAAACTTTGGAAAAAGCGATAAAAATATTGCGAGCCTGATGGAATTTGAAGAGCGGTCATTTATCAAATTTTTCATAATTCAGTAGAATTAGGAATTGTTTACTCTTACTTTGATTTTTTATTTTCCAAAACCGAAAGCCTGCCAACAGCCTCATGAGCGGTAAAATTATAAAATTACGATAAATGATAATATATAAAACTCCAATAAAATGATATTTAGTCGAAATCAGAATTGAAATTCGTTTACTACAGCGGAGTATAAATTTAAAAAATTTGATTCTTCTTCGTTTCTCAAGCATGTAGCTGTATGTATATTGCAGCTCGAACTTATTTGAAAGTGTTTTATATATTAAATATAATATATGGATTAAAAATATAAAGTCTTTAAGGGGAAATGATGAGTATCAGATTTACTACGGCAGGTGAATCGCATGGCAGAGGCGTTTTGGTGATTTTAGAAGGCATTCCTGCAGGATTAAATATCAATTCCGAAGATATAGATGTAGAACTTGCAAGAAGGCAGAAAGGGTATGGCCGCGGTCAGAGAATGAAAATAGAAACGGATACAGTTGAAATAATATCCGGTTTAAGACATGCGCGGTCGCTCGGCTCTCCGATTGCACTTTATGTTGAAAATAAAGATTGGGATAATTGGAAAGGTATAATGTCGCCTATTTCCGTTGATTTGGATGAGAAAGTACTTCTAAAGCCTCGTCCGGGACATGCGGATTTGGCAGGTCTTATGAAATATGGAGTCAGCGATTTCCGCGATATTCTGGAAAGAGCTTCGGCTAGAGAAACTGCGGCAAGAGTTGTCGCCGGAGCCGTATGTAAAGAACTATTAAAGGAGTTCGCAATAACGATTTTGTCATACACATTGCAAATCGGCAAAGTGTGCGGAAATATAAGCGCAGTTCCAAGCGATAAAATTTGGCATAATACCGAAATGTCTTATGTAAGATGTCCTGATGCAGTAGCAAGCAAAAAAATGATAAGACTTATTAAAAACACCGCTTCAAAAGGCGATACTCTTGGCGGGAAACTTGTTGTTTCCGCTCACAATGTTCCGGTAGGTCTCGGAAGCCATACGCAGTGGGATTTGAAACTTGACGGACGGTTGGCGCAGAGTCTTATGTCCGTACAGGCGATAAAAGCCGTAGAATTCGGAAGCGGTGTAAAACTTGCTTCATTGCCTGGTTCGGCATCTCACGATGAAATTTTTTATAATAATAAAAAAGGGTTTTACAGAAAAACAAACAGGGCAGGCGGCATTGAGGGTGGCATGAGTAACGGCGAATCCATAGAAATTATTTGTACAATGAAAGCTATACCTTCGCTTATCAAACCTTTGCGTTCCATAAATATAAACACCAAAAAACCTGAAAAAGCCGAAGCCATAAGAAGCGACGTTTGCGCCGTTGCAGCTGCGGGAATTGTTGCGGAAGCGGCAGTTGCAATCGAACTGGCGAAAGCTTTGAAAGAAAAGTTCGGTGGTGATTCAATAGAAGATATGAAAGAGAATTTCAGGACTTATATATCGCGCATACAGGTAATATAAATGAATATCGTTTTTACAGGCTTTATGGGAAGCGGCAAAACTGCTGTCGGAAAAATTGCAGCAGAAAGATTAGGCCGTATGTTTTTTGACACAGATTCGATGATAGAAGACAACACAGGTCAAAGCATCAATGAAATTTTTCAAAATTCCGGAGAAGAAGCTTTCAGAAAGCTCGAATCGGAAACGATAAAACTTGTCGCAGGTATGGATGATATAGTTATTGCCTGTGGCGGCGGTGTTGTCATAAATCCCGAAAATATTGATACCCTCAGAAAAAATGGAGTAATAATAAATTTGTTTGCTTCGCCGGAACATTTATTGGAAAGGATAAGCGCCGATAATACAAGGCCTTTGATTGCACACGCTTTAGATCCGATTGACGAAATAAAAAAACTGTTATGCCAACGCAAAGACGCCTACAAAAACTGTGATTTTGCTTTCAATACGGAAGGGCTTAATCCGCAGCAAAGCGTGGAAGAAATTTTAAAAAATGAAAATATACTGACAATTATAAAACGAGGGCACAGATGAAACTTAATATTCTTAGATTTTTGTGCATTTTTGCAGTATTTTTTCTTTTTTTTAGCTGTGAAGGCAGAAAAAAGATAAGCACCGATATGCTTAAAGATGGAGATATAATTTTTCAAAATAAAAAGTCAAAATCTTCCGAACTTTTGACGATTTTGTCTGCTCCGGAGTTCAATCATGCGGGAATATTGTTGTCAAGAAACGGGAAATGGTATGTTATTGAAGCTGCACAGCCGGTTGAACTTACCCCCGTGTCAAGCTGGATAAATTCAGGAGACGAAGATATATATGCGATTAAACGTCTGAAAGAAGCTGATACTATTTTTAATCAGGAAAATGCAGAACATTTTTATGAAATTAGCAAGCGCTATCTTGGAAAACCGTACGATGCTCATTTCGCTTGGTCGGATGACGCTTTTTATTCTTCTGAACTTGTATGGAAAATATATAGCGTGGCATTTAATATAGAACTTTGTAGTACGCAGATCCTTGGCGATTTTGATTTGACTTCCGTACAAACAAGGGATAAAGTGAAAGAAGTTTACGGAAACAAAGTTCCTCTGTATGAAGAAGCAGTTTCGTTAAAAGCGCTTTTTAATTCCTCGCAGCTTATAACGATTATGGACAACAGTAAATAAAGAAGAGCTGTCTTATAATATGTGTACTGCTTTGTGGTCTGTTCCGAAAAACTTCATAAAGCCGATATTATTTTCAATTCTTTATTTATCATTGCAAAACGATACAGGAATAAATTTAGTTTGCTTTTATGATGTTTGCCAATC
It encodes the following:
- a CDS encoding shikimate kinase, whose amino-acid sequence is MNIVFTGFMGSGKTAVGKIAAERLGRMFFDTDSMIEDNTGQSINEIFQNSGEEAFRKLESETIKLVAGMDDIVIACGGGVVINPENIDTLRKNGVIINLFASPEHLLERISADNTRPLIAHALDPIDEIKKLLCQRKDAYKNCDFAFNTEGLNPQQSVEEILKNENILTIIKRGHR
- the aroC gene encoding chorismate synthase; translated protein: MSIRFTTAGESHGRGVLVILEGIPAGLNINSEDIDVELARRQKGYGRGQRMKIETDTVEIISGLRHARSLGSPIALYVENKDWDNWKGIMSPISVDLDEKVLLKPRPGHADLAGLMKYGVSDFRDILERASARETAARVVAGAVCKELLKEFAITILSYTLQIGKVCGNISAVPSDKIWHNTEMSYVRCPDAVASKKMIRLIKNTASKGDTLGGKLVVSAHNVPVGLGSHTQWDLKLDGRLAQSLMSVQAIKAVEFGSGVKLASLPGSASHDEIFYNNKKGFYRKTNRAGGIEGGMSNGESIEIICTMKAIPSLIKPLRSININTKKPEKAEAIRSDVCAVAAAGIVAEAAVAIELAKALKEKFGGDSIEDMKENFRTYISRIQVI
- the radA gene encoding DNA repair protein RadA, whose translation is MKKKKSKIKFLCQQCGYESAQWLGKCPGCNSWNSFAEEKFTSCTAGHFGQLTGFSSDVLKLKDISVKDFKRHVSGIKEFDNMIGGGVVPGSLILLGGAPGIGKSTLMLHVSGALSNIGTVLYISGEESLSQVKSRAERLKVNKDNIFLASETNLKNIIDAVNRIEPKFLIIDSIQTTYHPELSGASGTVGQVRETAAELLRIAKSKNITIFLLGHITKEGDLAGPRVLEHIVDTVLYFENERQHIYRILRAYKNRFGPTSEIGIFEMNSSGLVEVSNPSLIFLGERTVSAPGSIITVSMEGTRPLLLEVQALTTRTSFGIPRRMVSGYDASRITILIAVLEKMLDMPLEMQDIFVNIAGGVKIKETAADLAAACTIVSANSGFVCLKDMIVFGEVGLAGEIRSVVLAAERLSEAEKLGFKKAIIPKGNLKNLSYKGKIEVFGTETLEKAIKILRA